A single genomic interval of Spirosoma taeanense harbors:
- a CDS encoding tetratricopeptide repeat protein, with amino-acid sequence MNVRMNLVRLSLVALPFVSAAQPRQLITSARPAAAQVMSHTATTTSEQNHPAAELSENTGNEEATGSLKIQPLFGERPKTAAQIDEEIHFLNDCDQNFASRYEASDFFAARGWDYVADRQLDTAAYRFNLAWLLNDRNADAYWGLGVVSYQKDRLPEAIRMLKKGLSIADTNAVLMADLATLLIKQYQLKPDSTDLTEAETILIKAVSLSPTMASAYQKLAMINLLQTEYDKAWEYFHRARSLDLSVLDLTLLNDLLAKRPDPQGVFK; translated from the coding sequence ATGAACGTTCGGATGAATCTGGTGCGGTTGAGTTTGGTAGCGTTGCCGTTTGTATCGGCGGCCCAGCCCAGACAGCTTATAACCTCGGCGCGGCCCGCGGCTGCTCAGGTCATGAGTCATACTGCGACCACTACGAGCGAACAGAACCATCCGGCCGCCGAGTTATCTGAAAACACCGGAAACGAAGAAGCCACCGGTTCTCTTAAAATACAGCCCCTGTTTGGCGAACGCCCCAAAACGGCCGCCCAGATCGACGAAGAAATTCATTTTCTGAACGATTGCGATCAAAATTTCGCCAGCCGCTACGAAGCCAGTGACTTTTTCGCGGCCCGGGGCTGGGATTACGTCGCTGACAGGCAACTGGATACAGCGGCTTACCGCTTCAATCTGGCCTGGCTTCTGAACGACCGGAATGCGGATGCCTACTGGGGCCTGGGCGTAGTTAGTTATCAGAAAGACCGGCTACCGGAGGCTATCCGTATGCTGAAAAAAGGCCTGAGCATAGCCGATACCAATGCTGTCCTGATGGCGGATTTAGCAACGCTTCTGATTAAGCAGTATCAGCTTAAGCCAGATTCAACCGATCTGACCGAAGCAGAAACGATTCTGATAAAAGCGGTATCCCTTAGCCCTACCATGGCAAGTGCTTATCAGAAGCTGGCAATGATCAACCTGCTTCAAACCGAATACGACAAAGCCTGGGAGTATTTTCACCGCGCTCGCAGCCTCGATCTGTCGGTTCTGGACCTGACTTTACTGAACGATCTGCTGGCCAAACGACCCGACCCGCAGGGAGTATTCAAATAA
- a CDS encoding anhydro-N-acetylmuramic acid kinase: protein MNQQIQQLYTIASKPERRIIGLMSGTSLDGLDVALCQISGSGPATSVTLERFATIPYTDNLKVDIRTIFARPEIEFEQLCLLNPYIGQLHAQMILNCLQEWGLEPADIDIVASHGQTVYHAPKSQHRHDKFPNATLQIGDGDHIAAITGITTFSDFRQKHVAHGGEGAPLAVYGDYFMFSKSGQNRILLNMGGIANFTYLPASQDASAVFTTDTGPGNTLLDAFARRLLNKPYDENGQLAASGHVNSQLLDALKANLFFNAPFPKTTGPEVFNVSYVQAAQADSQTVDLSPADLMATLVQFSADTIVDAIRGIMQSGETYAVYMSGGGMHNPALTTAIQGQLPFCTFSQTNELGINGDAKEAVLFAVLANESLAGGNTSFGNRQGVPSVTMGKVSFPR from the coding sequence ATGAACCAGCAGATTCAACAGCTCTATACCATTGCCAGCAAACCTGAACGCCGAATCATTGGGTTGATGTCGGGTACATCGCTCGATGGCCTCGATGTTGCGCTGTGTCAGATTTCGGGCAGTGGACCGGCTACCAGCGTCACGCTTGAGCGATTTGCTACCATTCCTTATACCGATAATCTGAAAGTTGATATTCGGACCATCTTTGCCAGGCCAGAAATAGAGTTTGAGCAGCTTTGTTTACTGAATCCGTACATCGGGCAGCTGCACGCTCAGATGATTCTAAACTGTTTGCAGGAATGGGGGCTGGAACCGGCTGATATTGACATTGTAGCCAGCCATGGCCAAACGGTTTATCACGCCCCAAAAAGTCAGCACCGGCATGATAAGTTCCCCAATGCTACTTTACAGATCGGCGATGGTGACCATATTGCGGCCATAACGGGAATCACCACCTTCAGCGATTTTCGGCAAAAACACGTTGCACACGGGGGAGAAGGTGCACCGCTGGCGGTTTACGGCGACTATTTTATGTTTTCAAAATCTGGTCAAAACCGCATCCTGCTGAACATGGGCGGGATTGCCAATTTTACGTACCTGCCGGCGAGCCAGGATGCCAGTGCCGTATTTACGACCGATACCGGGCCGGGCAACACGCTCCTGGACGCGTTTGCCCGGCGACTGCTGAACAAACCCTATGATGAAAACGGGCAACTGGCAGCCAGCGGACACGTTAACAGCCAATTGCTGGATGCCCTGAAAGCCAACCTTTTTTTCAACGCGCCGTTTCCAAAAACCACCGGGCCGGAAGTTTTTAACGTCTCTTATGTCCAGGCGGCCCAGGCCGACAGTCAGACAGTGGATTTGTCGCCCGCCGATCTGATGGCAACCCTTGTGCAGTTCAGCGCCGATACAATCGTTGATGCCATCCGGGGCATTATGCAATCAGGAGAAACCTACGCGGTTTATATGAGCGGAGGAGGTATGCACAACCCTGCTCTGACGACTGCTATTCAGGGCCAATTGCCGTTCTGCACGTTTAGCCAAACCAACGAACTGGGCATCAACGGCGATGCTAAAGAGGCTGTTCTGTTTGCCGTTCTAGCGAATGAAAGCCTGGCCGGAGGAAATACGTCGTTTGGTAACCGGCAGGGCGTTCCCTCCGTTACCATGGGCAAGGTAAGTTTTCCCCGCTAA
- a CDS encoding UDP-2,3-diacylglucosamine diphosphatase yields the protein MKSSTQFRTIVLSDIHLGTAGSKAKEATEFLRNYSCQKLILNGDIIDGWQLKQYGTWKKKHTAFFKTVLKQIVHYDTKVVYLRGNHDDFLDQVMPLKVGKNFSIRKDYVLTSGSRKFYVTHGDVFDSITSQMKWLAYLGDVGYTFLLWVNKFYNNYRAWRGLPYYSLSQQVKHRIKQAVNYISDYEQKLTELARARGCDGIICGHIHQPAIHDFDGIHYMNSGDWVESLSALVEDHDGNWSLLYYTSDLAEDDEQEIMVRKAAKKAKRLAQTELAIRSE from the coding sequence ATGAAATCCAGTACGCAATTTCGCACGATTGTACTCTCTGATATTCACCTCGGCACGGCCGGGTCGAAAGCAAAAGAGGCCACCGAGTTCCTGCGTAATTATTCCTGCCAGAAATTGATTCTGAATGGCGACATTATCGATGGCTGGCAATTAAAGCAGTACGGCACCTGGAAAAAAAAGCACACTGCTTTTTTTAAAACGGTTTTAAAGCAAATCGTTCACTACGATACCAAAGTTGTTTATCTGCGCGGGAATCATGATGACTTTCTGGATCAGGTGATGCCGCTTAAAGTGGGAAAAAACTTTTCGATCCGCAAAGATTACGTGCTTACCTCGGGTAGCCGTAAGTTTTACGTGACCCACGGCGATGTGTTCGATTCCATTACGTCTCAGATGAAGTGGCTTGCTTATCTGGGCGATGTAGGCTACACGTTTCTGCTCTGGGTTAATAAATTTTATAATAACTACCGTGCCTGGCGGGGATTGCCCTACTACTCACTATCGCAACAGGTTAAGCATCGGATCAAACAGGCCGTCAATTATATCTCAGATTATGAGCAGAAGCTGACCGAGCTGGCTCGGGCACGGGGTTGCGACGGCATTATCTGCGGTCATATTCACCAGCCCGCAATCCATGATTTCGATGGCATTCATTACATGAACTCCGGGGATTGGGTCGAGTCGCTAAGCGCTCTTGTCGAAGATCATGACGGCAACTGGAGCCTGCTTTACTATACCTCCGATCTGGCCGAAGACGACGAGCAGGAAATCATGGTCCGAAAGGCAGCAAAGAAAGCGAAGCGACTTGCTCAGACAGAACTGGCGATCCGGTCTGAATAA
- a CDS encoding DEAD/DEAH box helicase translates to MEITSFEQFDLNRQLLNAIADLGYTEPTPIQQKTIPLSLDNHDVLGIAQTGTGKTAAYLLPLLMKIKYAQGDAPRALILAPTRELVMQINQAISELGKYTDLRHLALYGGLGPKTQIETLRQGVDILVTTPGRFIDLYRLGEIVTKEIRTMVLDEADKMMDMGFMPQIRSILEVIPTKRQNLLFSATFGGRVERLSEEFLEAPIRIEVTPQASTAEMVSQVIYSVPNFRTKINLLDHLINKDTFQRVIIFARTKGTAENIYKFLARKVVEPDKIRVIHANKGQNTRINAMDAFKEGNVQVLVATDVAARGIDVAEVSHVINFDVPLIYEDYVHRIGRTGRANRTGEAITFVTMAEEYHVLKIEKIIRMTVPRQPLPAEVKVTETPFDEQQAMLRELDEQRRKEDPTFLGAFHEKKEKNSPAGKGRQKGPSKPTGTKRPATRATSPRSGSSTASKTGNTKRSGPRGGRR, encoded by the coding sequence ATGGAAATTACCTCTTTCGAGCAGTTCGATCTTAATCGGCAGTTACTCAATGCCATCGCTGACCTAGGCTACACCGAGCCTACGCCCATACAGCAGAAAACTATTCCGCTGAGTCTGGATAACCACGACGTATTGGGTATCGCCCAGACGGGTACCGGCAAAACTGCGGCCTATCTGCTGCCCCTGCTCATGAAGATAAAATACGCGCAGGGTGATGCTCCGCGTGCATTAATTCTGGCTCCGACGCGTGAGCTGGTCATGCAGATCAATCAGGCGATAAGCGAGCTGGGCAAATACACCGACCTGCGGCACCTGGCGCTTTATGGCGGCCTGGGGCCCAAAACCCAGATTGAAACGCTCCGCCAGGGCGTTGATATCCTTGTGACGACACCAGGACGTTTTATAGACCTGTATCGCCTGGGCGAGATCGTTACCAAAGAAATTCGGACGATGGTGCTGGACGAAGCCGACAAAATGATGGATATGGGCTTCATGCCCCAGATCCGTTCTATTCTGGAAGTTATTCCAACCAAGCGACAAAATCTGCTTTTTTCGGCAACTTTCGGCGGTCGGGTCGAGCGGTTGTCGGAAGAATTCCTGGAAGCGCCTATCCGGATTGAGGTAACTCCTCAGGCATCTACTGCCGAGATGGTCAGCCAGGTTATCTATTCTGTACCCAACTTCCGGACTAAAATCAATCTGCTGGATCACCTCATTAACAAAGACACCTTTCAGCGGGTTATCATCTTCGCCCGTACCAAAGGGACAGCCGAAAACATTTATAAGTTTCTGGCCCGGAAAGTCGTCGAGCCCGATAAGATTCGGGTTATTCATGCTAATAAAGGCCAGAATACGCGTATCAATGCGATGGACGCTTTCAAGGAAGGGAATGTTCAGGTTCTGGTCGCTACGGACGTTGCCGCGCGGGGGATTGACGTAGCCGAAGTGAGTCACGTGATCAACTTCGACGTACCGCTTATTTACGAAGACTACGTACACCGTATCGGCCGAACGGGCCGCGCCAATCGCACCGGTGAGGCCATTACGTTTGTGACTATGGCCGAGGAATACCACGTGCTGAAGATAGAAAAAATTATTCGCATGACGGTTCCGCGGCAGCCCCTGCCAGCTGAGGTAAAAGTCACTGAAACGCCGTTCGACGAGCAGCAGGCCATGCTGCGGGAGTTAGATGAGCAGCGCCGAAAAGAAGATCCGACGTTTTTAGGCGCCTTTCATGAAAAAAAAGAGAAAAACTCCCCGGCTGGCAAAGGTCGGCAAAAAGGTCCCTCTAAGCCTACAGGCACGAAAAGACCGGCCACCCGTGCCACAAGTCCGCGATCAGGCAGTTCAACAGCGAGCAAAACGGGAAATACAAAACGCTCAGGACCAAGGGGAGGCCGACGGTAA
- a CDS encoding acetyltransferase — MENPVLIFGAGSLGVTALDLFHRNNVVVYGLLDDNKDLHGKEFGDVSVLGETDDDGFLKLIGQKCEAFVAIGDSRVRKRLVKMLNDRRKVQPVNAIHDTAVVSASATLGHGNLIAARAVVNPFAEIGQHCIIQSGAVIESQAKLGDYIQIGTGSLIGSGVVVDEGAFVGAGVTIVAGISIGKNARIGAGSVVVENVEAGVTVFGNPAKKL; from the coding sequence ATGGAGAATCCGGTGCTAATTTTCGGGGCGGGGAGTCTTGGCGTTACGGCCCTGGACTTGTTTCATCGCAATAACGTAGTTGTGTATGGCCTGCTGGATGATAATAAAGACCTACATGGCAAAGAATTTGGTGATGTGTCGGTGCTGGGCGAAACCGATGATGACGGCTTTTTGAAGCTTATCGGCCAGAAATGCGAAGCCTTTGTGGCTATTGGCGATAGCCGCGTCAGGAAACGTCTGGTAAAAATGCTGAACGATCGGCGCAAGGTACAGCCCGTCAATGCGATCCACGATACAGCTGTCGTGTCGGCATCTGCAACACTTGGTCACGGGAACCTGATTGCGGCTCGTGCGGTCGTAAATCCGTTTGCTGAAATTGGTCAGCACTGTATCATTCAGTCTGGTGCCGTTATCGAAAGTCAGGCTAAACTCGGCGATTACATTCAGATTGGAACCGGAAGCCTGATCGGCAGCGGAGTTGTTGTTGATGAAGGCGCTTTTGTTGGGGCAGGCGTAACGATAGTGGCCGGAATAAGCATTGGAAAAAACGCGCGTATTGGTGCCGGATCGGTCGTTGTGGAGAATGTCGAAGCAGGCGTGACTGTGTTCGGTAATCCGGCGAAGAAACTGTAG
- a CDS encoding toxin-antitoxin system YwqK family antitoxin has protein sequence MPTLLLKRCIAIALLLVFGVLWAVAQTTTPASLTTASKPVLAPSGAPVSPFSSGPASLTTLGLPSMSSLKEQKDAYLAEIMPDLGLKLKQLKKQKAARKTKNKNAKTEYEGLPMLKAYTKMGSGDRTIVEEFYILKDNDGAKPLPYVRDVYRYYQRSGRVTSSIIKDEGTGLLMHGPYRRYQNGNLVEEGYYYAGMKDGRWEKYDPNFMLIDKTRWLRGVPAESRLTYYDSAHRKIKEIIPIEYGTVKGTYMAFHENGLLAEEGKYDNGVKVGRWTEFYPINPSGRRMRRKLTQYASDRWDTEFEPYVISEWDEKGKLIYERAKEKVIQEEETDN, from the coding sequence ATGCCCACATTATTGCTTAAGCGTTGTATTGCTATTGCCTTATTGCTGGTTTTTGGTGTTTTGTGGGCGGTGGCACAAACAACTACGCCAGCCTCGCTAACAACGGCGTCGAAGCCAGTTTTAGCTCCTTCTGGGGCGCCGGTCTCGCCATTCTCGTCCGGCCCTGCGTCGCTGACTACGCTTGGATTGCCCTCGATGTCGTCGCTGAAAGAGCAGAAAGATGCTTACCTGGCCGAAATAATGCCGGATTTAGGGCTTAAACTAAAGCAGCTGAAAAAGCAGAAAGCGGCTCGTAAGACAAAAAACAAAAACGCTAAGACCGAATACGAAGGTTTACCTATGCTCAAAGCTTATACAAAAATGGGCAGTGGCGACCGCACAATTGTTGAGGAGTTTTATATTCTGAAAGATAATGATGGGGCTAAACCGTTGCCTTACGTCCGGGATGTGTATCGGTATTATCAGCGGAGCGGCCGGGTGACGAGTTCAATTATAAAGGACGAAGGAACTGGATTACTGATGCATGGCCCCTATAGACGCTACCAGAACGGCAATCTGGTGGAGGAAGGCTACTATTATGCGGGCATGAAAGATGGCCGTTGGGAAAAATACGACCCTAATTTCATGCTGATTGATAAAACCCGCTGGCTACGGGGCGTCCCGGCCGAATCCCGGCTTACGTACTATGACTCTGCGCATCGAAAAATCAAGGAAATCATTCCCATCGAGTATGGTACGGTTAAAGGCACCTATATGGCTTTTCACGAGAATGGCCTGCTTGCCGAAGAGGGTAAGTATGACAACGGCGTAAAAGTGGGCCGATGGACGGAATTTTACCCTATCAACCCCAGTGGCCGTCGCATGCGACGTAAGCTAACGCAGTACGCCAGCGATCGGTGGGATACGGAGTTTGAGCCTTACGTCATCAGCGAGTGGGACGAAAAAGGAAAGCTAATCTACGAACGAGCCAAGGAAAAAGTTATTCAGGAAGAAGAAACCGACAACTAA
- a CDS encoding fructosamine kinase family protein has translation MNFWGDEQFSFFESILFQTLGKTVEVIEMQFLAGGDISTAAQVFSSEGVFFVKWSQVLPNPELESDAGQLNPFEAEARGLDLLRQTDALTIPWVIGHGHQASMAYLILEFIDSGTPAKTYWETLGQALAVVHSHTQLKFGLDFANYIGSLPQSNTPMPNGAEFFFEQRLLPQAGMAFYKGLLSRTCYDALFRLRDRLPALLPNERPALLHGDLWSGNVMVTKVGQPALIDPAVYYGLREAELAFTKLFGGFHQRFYDAYDEAFPLEESFSERIAIYNLYPLLVHVNLFGSGYVSGVERVLKQF, from the coding sequence ATGAATTTCTGGGGCGACGAGCAATTTTCATTTTTCGAAAGCATTTTGTTTCAAACGCTGGGTAAAACGGTTGAGGTTATCGAGATGCAGTTTCTGGCCGGTGGCGACATTAGTACAGCCGCACAGGTGTTTTCGTCGGAAGGTGTTTTCTTCGTTAAGTGGAGTCAGGTCTTGCCCAATCCAGAATTGGAGTCAGATGCCGGTCAACTAAACCCGTTTGAGGCAGAAGCCCGTGGTCTCGACCTGCTTCGGCAGACCGACGCACTAACGATTCCCTGGGTTATCGGCCACGGTCATCAGGCGAGTATGGCCTATCTGATTTTAGAATTTATTGATTCCGGAACTCCCGCCAAAACCTACTGGGAAACCCTGGGCCAGGCGCTGGCAGTTGTTCATTCGCACACCCAATTAAAATTCGGGCTGGATTTCGCCAATTATATCGGCTCTTTACCGCAGAGCAATACGCCCATGCCCAATGGAGCGGAATTCTTTTTTGAGCAGCGTCTGCTGCCCCAGGCAGGTATGGCCTTTTACAAGGGTTTGCTGTCACGAACCTGTTATGACGCGCTTTTCAGGCTTCGCGACCGCCTGCCCGCGCTATTACCCAACGAGCGTCCGGCCCTGTTGCACGGTGATTTGTGGTCGGGTAATGTGATGGTAACCAAAGTTGGCCAGCCGGCCCTGATTGACCCGGCCGTATATTACGGCCTCCGCGAAGCTGAACTGGCCTTTACAAAGCTATTTGGCGGCTTTCACCAGCGTTTTTACGATGCCTATGACGAAGCGTTTCCGTTAGAGGAGAGCTTCAGCGAACGTATCGCAATCTACAATCTTTACCCGTTGCTCGTCCATGTGAATCTGTTTGGGTCTGGCTACGTTAGTGGTGTGGAGCGGGTACTAAAGCAGTTCTGA
- the fcl gene encoding GDP-L-fucose synthase gives MEKQARIYVAGHRGMVGSALVRKLQAEGYTNIITRTSSELDLRNQAAVADFFADERPQYVFLAAAKVGGILANNTYRAEFLYDNLMIESNIIHSAYQTGVQKLLFLGSSCIYPKLAPQPLKEEYLLSGYLEQTNEPYAIAKITGIKLCEAYRSQYGCNFISAMPTNLYGPNDNYNLQGSHVLPALIRKFHEAKSNNQPSVEVWGTGTPRREFLHADDLADACLFLMENYDGEQFVNIGTGEDVTIRQLTELVKAVIGYDGEIRWNTDKPDGTPRKLMDVSRLHAMGWKHTTELQQGIEQTYQDFLTNEVIYVE, from the coding sequence GTGGAAAAACAGGCTCGCATTTACGTTGCCGGACACCGGGGGATGGTGGGCTCAGCCCTTGTTCGTAAGCTCCAGGCCGAAGGTTATACCAACATCATTACGCGCACTTCTTCAGAACTGGACCTGCGCAACCAGGCCGCCGTTGCCGACTTTTTCGCTGACGAACGCCCGCAGTATGTGTTTCTGGCAGCCGCCAAAGTAGGTGGCATCCTGGCGAATAACACCTATCGCGCCGAGTTTCTGTACGACAACCTGATGATTGAATCAAACATCATTCATAGTGCCTATCAGACCGGTGTTCAAAAATTGCTGTTCCTGGGCTCGTCCTGCATTTACCCCAAGCTGGCTCCGCAGCCACTCAAGGAAGAGTATCTGCTGAGCGGGTACCTGGAGCAGACGAACGAGCCGTACGCCATTGCCAAAATTACGGGAATTAAGCTTTGCGAAGCTTATCGGAGTCAGTATGGCTGTAACTTTATTTCGGCCATGCCAACAAACCTTTACGGCCCGAACGACAACTACAACCTTCAGGGTTCACACGTTTTGCCGGCCCTGATCCGCAAATTTCACGAAGCAAAAAGTAATAATCAGCCATCGGTTGAAGTTTGGGGAACGGGTACACCCCGGCGTGAATTCCTGCATGCCGATGATCTGGCCGACGCCTGCTTGTTCCTGATGGAAAATTATGATGGTGAACAGTTTGTCAACATCGGCACGGGTGAAGACGTAACCATCCGGCAGCTAACCGAACTGGTCAAAGCCGTAATTGGGTACGACGGCGAAATTCGCTGGAATACGGACAAACCCGACGGCACTCCCCGCAAACTGATGGACGTATCGCGGCTCCACGCAATGGGCTGGAAGCACACAACCGAGCTTCAGCAGGGTATCGAACAGACATACCAGGACTTTCTGACCAACGAGGTTATATATGTGGAATAA